TAGAGGGTGACGTTCTCCGAGACGTACGCCACGTGGCGCTTCGCCTCCAGCGGGTTCTTCTCGACGTCCACGCCCTGGATCGTGACCGATCCGGAGGTCGGCTCGGTGAAACCGAGGATAAGCATGATCGTCGAGGTCTTGCCCGCCCCGTTGGCTCCGAGCAGGACGAAGATTTCTCCGGCGCCCACATCCAGATCGATCTCGTCGACGCCGACCGTACCGTCCTCGTAGATCTTTTTGAGTTGCCGTATTTCGAGCATGCCGATGGCTCCTTCCTGCCGTGGTTTATCGTCGCGAAATCTTGACGCTGGCCACCGCGATGACCAGGACCAGACCGACCAGAACGCCGACCAGGGCCATCGTGCCGCCCAGGTTGGTCTGGGCCTTGATCCGCACGGTGAAGGTGGTCTCGGTCGGTTCGATGATCTCCAGCCCCGAGTGGCCCTCAGCGTTGACCTTGATGGTGTACTCGCCGACCTGCACGTCGGCCGGCGGTGCCAGGGCGATGGCGAAGGCCTTCTTCTCGCCCGGTTCGACGATCTCCGCTTCGCGCGGCTCGACCTGGCCTTCCCAATCGAGCGGCAGATCCACCTCCGGCGTGACCCGCCGGACGGCCAGCGTGCCGGAATTCAGAACCTGGAACTTCAGCTCGACCGGCTCGCCCTGCTGGACCTCGCGGTAGAGGTTCGGAACGATAAAGTCGAGCTTGCCCACGCCTTTGGGCACGAGTACGAGCTGGACGCGGCTGACCTGAAGCGCGGCGAGCTCCTCGTCGGGAATCTCCTTGCCCTGGTGTTTCTGGATCAGCTCGTGCAGGTCCTCCATCTCGGCTGGGCGGGCGACCACGATCTGAAACGGGATGTTGGTGTCGATGAACCGGGTGTCGAGGTTCTTGGGAATCTCGACCTGGAAGTCGATCATCCGGTCGCTCTCTTCGCTGCTGAACTTCAGCGTGGTCATCTTGGCCATCGTCTTGGGATCGACGAAGGCGAAGCTGATCTCCTGCGGAAAATTCAGCACCCGCAGCGAGAAACTCTGCTCGGTCTTGGCCAACCGCTCCAGGTGCAGGTTGTACTTGATCGTGCTGCCCAGGTCGCCGTGCTGGTCGTACTGGGCCGAGGTGATCGTGGGCAGGTCCTGCAGCGCCTCCTTCTTGAGGAACACGTCGTATTCCTTGATCTCCTCGAGATACTGAATCTGCACGGTCACGTGTTCGACGTCGCGCTTGATCAATCGGAAGTCCAGCGTCACCTTCTCGCCGTAGCGGAGTTCGGGCACGATCTGCTGGAACGGGTCGCCGATGATCGCCTTGGCGCTCTGGGCCGGCTGGTCCAGGCCGCTGCTGTTCAGGTACGCGGTGCCCCAAAGCGTGACGATGATGTTATCGACCTTCAGCAGCGAAGCCAGGTCCGCGTCGGCCGGCGGCGGGTCGCCCTGCCCGTGGCTCATCACCACCCGAGCCTTGCCGATATCGCTGTCGTTTTGAAGCTCGATCGAGGCGATCACGTCCGTCCCTTCGCCGCGGGCGATCCGGGCGTTGGCCACGCGGATCAGCGTCGCGTTCTTGAGGAAGTCCAGCTTCATCTGGTCGAGGTTGTTCTGGGCCTGCTTGTAGAGGATCTTGGCCTCCTCGTAGGCCTGCTGCTTTTCCCGCAGCTTGTTGATCGGCTCGATGTTCTCCTCGAAGAGGGCCTGCGTGTCGTCGAGTTCCAACTTGGCCCGCTCCAGGGCGGCCTGGGCCTTCTGGAGCTCGAGGTTGGCGTGCTCGATCTTGAGCAGGTTGAGCTGGTCGTCGCGCGACAGCGTCGACGGCATGGTGGCCAGTTGGGTCGCCTGGCCGCGGACGACGCCGGCGGCGAACAGGGTCAGCCAGACGATGGCGGCGGTGCGGATGGATTTATTCATGAATTCCCTCGCTTGGTTCGGCGGTCACGGATTCGCCTTGCGGTTCCGGTTCGGGCAGATCGTCGAAGTACCGCATCAGGAACCGCAACTGCTCCTGGGCCTGGACGTGCTGGATCTGCTGGACGAAGTAGACGTCCTGATCCTGGAAGAAGCGGTCGCGGAAGGTCTCCAGTTCATCGTCACTGATGCGGCCGAGTTCCTTGAGCCGCTGCATGGTGTCAAGCCGCTTCTTGGAAATCGACACCGTCTCGGCCAGTATCCGCATCTCCTCCCGCGTCTCCAGCAGGCTCTGGTAGGCCTTGAGCACCTCGACCTCGATCTCGTCGATCGTCTCGCCCAGCAGGTGGCGGGTCTCCTTGAGCCGCGCCAGTTCCCGTATGTACTTGCCACGCCGCTCAAACCCTTGGAAAATCGGCACTTCCAGCAGTAGATTGAGGAACCACCCTTCCTGCTCGGCGGCCAGAACGTCCTCGTCGAGAAATAGCCGAAAGTCAGGGCTGGTCACGAACGACTGGTTCAATACGGGCAAAAACCCCGCGTCGGGCCGGTCGACGTGTTGCTCGGCGAACGTCGAAAGCTGGTAGAGGCCGTCGAGACCGAACAACTCCAGGCCCGCCGCGCCACGGCTGCCCTTCCAGCCGCCCTGGGCCCGGATGTCCGGACCGTATTCCCAGAGCACCTGCCGGGCCTTGCGCCGCTGCTCCATTACCTCCGCCCGGGCCTGGGCGATCGACGTGCTTCGCATCAGGGCCACGTTGACCGCCGACTCCGGCGCCAACTCCAGGGACTCCAGCTCACCGGCCAGCGCCAGATCGGTCGTCCCGACCGGAAAGCCCAGAAGGTCCAACAGGTCCAGTTCCTGCCTGAGAATCTCACGCTGGAGCGCATTGATCCGGGTTTCCTCGTTGAGCATGTTCAGCCGGGCCGTCAAAACATCCAGTTCCGCCACCTGTTTGCGCTCATACAGCCTGACGATCCGCTCGTGCTGCGCGCGGAACTCGCCAAGGAGTTCCATCCGCTCGGCCAACTGCCGCTGACGCAGCAGCACCGTAAAGAACCGCAGCCGCAGGTCGGACAGCACCCGCCGAACGGTGTCTTCGTAGACGAACAGGGCCTCCCGCTGATTCTCCCGGAGCACGATGTCCCGCGGGTTGTCCTTGCCCCACTCGGCCAGCACCTGGGTTAATCGGAAGAACTGGTCGCGGCGGTCGGTAAACAGGTCGCCGGCGATCTTTTCGAGGTTCCGCTGCTCCAGGTCGTAGTACAGGTGCGGCAGGAACCGCGAGCGGGCGATCAGTTCGTCGCCGCCGACCGCCTCGATCGCCGACCGTCC
This region of Phycisphaerae bacterium genomic DNA includes:
- a CDS encoding TolC family protein, with protein sequence MKVKRFSVMAGLVFCALLGCHMYRPGHGNLADDADAPIQKLIEQRLAEQRKDKPGPQRLAEYNRDRYQRPQDLEPAPELKDLESRREAVAAKLVEAGPLELPTALAFALEFNQSILAGRSAIEAVGGDELIARSRFLPHLYYDLEQRNLEKIAGDLFTDRRDQFFRLTQVLAEWGKDNPRDIVLRENQREALFVYEDTVRRVLSDLRLRFFTVLLRQRQLAERMELLGEFRAQHERIVRLYERKQVAELDVLTARLNMLNEETRINALQREILRQELDLLDLLGFPVGTTDLALAGELESLELAPESAVNVALMRSTSIAQARAEVMEQRRKARQVLWEYGPDIRAQGGWKGSRGAAGLELFGLDGLYQLSTFAEQHVDRPDAGFLPVLNQSFVTSPDFRLFLDEDVLAAEQEGWFLNLLLEVPIFQGFERRGKYIRELARLKETRHLLGETIDEIEVEVLKAYQSLLETREEMRILAETVSISKKRLDTMQRLKELGRISDDELETFRDRFFQDQDVYFVQQIQHVQAQEQLRFLMRYFDDLPEPEPQGESVTAEPSEGIHE